Proteins from one Mucilaginibacter jinjuensis genomic window:
- a CDS encoding ferritin-like domain-containing protein yields the protein MATTGNQAGVLNDLIEINNDRVAGFEKAIADIKDENMDLKELFQGYAEQSRKNGQELTALVGSAEEVETGNSIGGTLHRAWIDIKSVFGGSDRASILSEAERGEDAIKKAYQDELSSGQLTGDAVSIVGNQASEIHAAHDQIKALRDTAKL from the coding sequence ATGGCAACTACAGGAAATCAGGCAGGCGTATTAAACGACCTGATCGAGATCAACAATGACCGCGTAGCCGGCTTTGAAAAAGCGATCGCGGACATTAAAGACGAAAACATGGACCTCAAGGAATTATTTCAGGGCTACGCGGAACAGAGCCGCAAAAATGGCCAGGAGCTGACCGCATTGGTAGGTTCCGCTGAGGAGGTGGAAACCGGTAACAGTATTGGCGGTACTTTGCACCGTGCCTGGATCGATATAAAATCGGTGTTCGGCGGCAGTGACCGCGCCAGCATCTTGTCAGAAGCCGAACGCGGTGAGGATGCGATCAAAAAAGCGTACCAGGATGAACTGAGCAGCGGCCAGTTGACGGGTGATGCTGTTTCGATCGTAGGCAACCAGGCCAGTGAAATTCATGCGGCCCACGATCAGATCAAAGCGTTACGGGATACAGCAAAATTATAA
- a CDS encoding Ku protein, whose product MIENTYDKIVKGYKCDDACVIIEDTDFEAATQEKRKIIGIQSFVDVVSVNRFITELPTIPNPRPRKNKAYALLLEALKKSGRAGLAALPRAEYQKPCTVHPVDKDIVLIRFQEQIHDQEEAKCPRVDRTIFGAAGSLVEV is encoded by the coding sequence ATGATTGAAAATACCTACGATAAGATCGTCAAGGGTTATAAATGCGATGATGCCTGTGTGATCATTGAAGATACCGACTTTGAGGCGGCCACACAGGAGAAACGAAAAATTATCGGAATCCAAAGTTTCGTCGATGTAGTTTCGGTGAACCGATTTATTACAGAACTTCCTACTATACCCAACCCGCGACCAAGAAAAAACAAAGCTTATGCATTATTGCTGGAAGCTTTGAAGAAATCCGGCAGAGCAGGTCTTGCCGCTTTGCCTCGTGCGGAGTACCAAAAACCTTGCACCGTGCATCCGGTGGACAAGGATATAGTCCTGATCCGATTCCAGGAGCAGATTCACGATCAGGAAGAAGCTAAATGCCCTCGCGTTGATCGAACAATATTCGGAGCAGCTGGATCACTTGTCGAAGTATAG
- a CDS encoding RNA recognition motif domain-containing protein produces the protein MTIITDQQTGESKCYGFVTMTDSAGASRAIAALNGYQLAGRQISVRLAEDKNKKQQPGQHKRRRRRQSD, from the coding sequence GTGACCATTATCACCGACCAGCAGACCGGAGAAAGCAAGTGTTACGGTTTCGTCACCATGACTGATAGTGCCGGCGCCAGCCGTGCCATTGCCGCGCTGAATGGCTACCAGTTGGCCGGACGGCAGATCAGCGTCCGGCTGGCGGAAGATAAAAATAAAAAGCAGCAACCTGGCCAGCATAAGCGCCGTAGAAGGCGGCAATCGGACTAA
- a CDS encoding NAD(P)-dependent oxidoreductase — protein MKKILLFGASGGTGKQFAEQALKAGHSVTAIIRNPDTFAMRHQNLRIIKGDILEPTGLIKAFEESEIVISCLGIPKIQPTTLYSSGMANIINVMEKSGLQRLICISSGALDIPQKSSFIMNFLLKNILQKIYRPIYADMRQMEQNLKDSRLNWTILRAPKLTDGKKTGTYKDITGQALRGIPKISRADLAAYMLAHLSDDSTFKKTIDIAY, from the coding sequence ATGAAAAAAATATTACTGTTCGGAGCCTCCGGGGGAACCGGAAAACAATTTGCTGAACAAGCTTTAAAAGCCGGACATTCAGTAACTGCCATTATTCGAAATCCTGATACCTTCGCTATGCGTCATCAAAATTTAAGAATCATTAAAGGAGATATATTGGAGCCGACCGGGCTAATTAAAGCATTTGAAGAGAGTGAAATAGTGATTTCCTGCCTGGGTATTCCCAAAATTCAGCCTACCACTTTGTATTCATCCGGAATGGCTAATATTATCAATGTCATGGAAAAATCAGGTTTGCAGCGCCTGATTTGTATCTCCTCAGGTGCTTTAGACATTCCCCAAAAAAGTTCTTTTATTATGAACTTTCTGTTAAAAAATATTTTACAAAAAATTTACCGGCCAATTTACGCTGACATGCGCCAGATGGAACAAAACCTGAAGGATTCGCGACTGAATTGGACAATTTTACGGGCGCCAAAACTAACCGATGGCAAGAAGACCGGAACATACAAAGACATTACAGGGCAGGCTTTAAGGGGTATCCCTAAAATTTCGCGTGCAGACTTAGCTGCGTATATGTTAGCTCACTTATCGGACGACAGCACTTTTAAAAAAACAATCGACATCGCTTATTAA
- a CDS encoding DUF4385 domain-containing protein — protein MKLFKPSYIDFDIASYSWKPDIDYREHPELYRVGKGEQGVLICEPYKSEISQHWRFKTPAIAEASSKKILELFRCYLKVNDFVGADMARKYLQMGYTRARRYANYKGGKKYDKDKGYQQMERYTGDPEKAESARIFYARWKTAEANELYSQLKKDWKQERG, from the coding sequence ATGAAACTCTTCAAACCAAGTTATATCGATTTTGATATAGCCAGCTATTCCTGGAAGCCAGATATCGATTACCGCGAGCATCCGGAATTATACCGCGTAGGTAAAGGCGAGCAAGGCGTGCTGATCTGCGAGCCTTATAAAAGCGAGATAAGCCAGCATTGGCGGTTTAAAACACCGGCAATCGCTGAGGCCAGCAGCAAAAAGATACTTGAGCTCTTTAGGTGTTATCTAAAAGTAAACGACTTTGTGGGCGCAGATATGGCGCGCAAATACCTGCAGATGGGCTATACCCGCGCTAGGCGTTACGCCAACTACAAGGGCGGCAAAAAGTACGATAAGGATAAAGGCTATCAGCAGATGGAACGCTATACCGGCGATCCGGAAAAAGCGGAATCTGCGCGCATATTTTATGCCCGCTGGAAAACTGCCGAGGCAAATGAATTATACAGCCAGCTGAAAAAAGACTGGAAACAGGAAAGGGGCTAA
- a CDS encoding GNAT family N-acetyltransferase, translating to MLEPLYLETRQLRLNPIGAAELLRYPDLVTEVFELFSDAETLHFIPEKKLNHLADADQWLKAAILGSHSGRNVIHLIIDKSSGRLIGIVDIIPPGVAREHYRLGHYPFFIEFYLKAEYKGKTLMSTLLPKILQTLEQQGIPNVAAVVNRHNYAASKLLAKCGFQYRQPFDVVQDFYEFTQVA from the coding sequence GTGCTTGAGCCGCTCTACCTTGAAACCCGTCAGCTGCGGCTGAACCCCATCGGCGCTGCCGAATTGTTGCGCTACCCGGACTTAGTGACCGAGGTGTTCGAGCTATTCTCCGATGCAGAGACTTTGCATTTTATTCCCGAGAAGAAGCTAAATCATTTAGCCGACGCTGATCAATGGTTAAAGGCCGCTATTCTGGGATCACATTCCGGCCGCAATGTGATCCATCTGATCATCGATAAAAGCTCGGGCCGCTTGATCGGGATCGTGGACATTATCCCGCCTGGGGTCGCCCGCGAGCATTACCGCCTTGGCCATTACCCGTTCTTTATCGAGTTTTATCTCAAAGCTGAATACAAAGGCAAAACGCTGATGAGCACGCTGCTCCCAAAGATCCTGCAGACGCTGGAACAGCAGGGGATTCCCAATGTTGCGGCGGTGGTCAACCGGCACAATTACGCCGCCAGCAAGTTATTAGCCAAATGCGGCTTTCAGTATCGTCAGCCGTTCGATGTGGTTCAGGACTTTTACGAGTTTACGCAGGTGGCGTAA
- a CDS encoding YihY/virulence factor BrkB family protein — MVLKNYLTKQAVKNGFTIIKAAFNGFLNDLALKYSASLAYYTIFSLAPLLLLVISIAGLVFGKDASQGKVFYEINGLVGNDAAKQIQDMIKNLEMSGKSTISVIIGVVTLIIGATTVFGEIQESINIIWQVKPKPKVGWIKLVKNRLLSGSMIVTIGFLLLVSLILNGALLALSDHLKHFLPAVTVMFFNTLNALVSFIVIAVLFGVIFKVLPDAKIGWRDVRSGAIFTAVFFMIGRLVIGIYIEKSGASSTYGAAGSLIIILLWIYYTAAILYFGAEFTRAYADFYGVKIEPADYAVHVEQTEDEENVAILPEKKNNKTGGALQK, encoded by the coding sequence ATGGTTTTAAAAAATTACCTGACCAAGCAAGCCGTTAAAAATGGATTTACGATCATAAAAGCTGCCTTTAACGGCTTTTTAAATGACCTGGCACTGAAATACAGCGCTTCACTGGCTTATTATACTATTTTTTCACTTGCCCCTTTACTGCTGTTGGTCATCTCTATCGCGGGATTAGTCTTTGGCAAGGATGCCTCTCAGGGGAAGGTTTTTTACGAGATCAATGGATTGGTAGGCAATGATGCCGCCAAGCAAATTCAGGATATGATCAAGAACTTGGAAATGTCAGGTAAGTCCACCATCTCAGTCATCATTGGCGTGGTGACGCTGATCATAGGAGCCACTACTGTATTCGGCGAAATCCAAGAATCGATCAATATCATCTGGCAGGTCAAACCTAAGCCCAAAGTTGGGTGGATTAAGCTTGTGAAGAACCGCTTACTGTCTGGCTCTATGATTGTTACCATCGGCTTTTTATTGTTGGTATCGCTAATTTTGAACGGAGCCTTATTGGCCTTGAGCGATCACCTAAAACATTTCCTGCCGGCAGTAACCGTAATGTTTTTCAACACACTAAATGCGCTGGTCAGCTTTATCGTTATCGCTGTTTTATTCGGCGTAATATTTAAGGTACTGCCGGATGCCAAGATCGGCTGGCGTGATGTACGTTCGGGCGCGATCTTTACAGCCGTATTTTTCATGATCGGCCGCCTCGTGATCGGGATCTATATTGAAAAGTCAGGAGCCAGTTCTACTTACGGAGCCGCCGGTTCACTGATTATCATTTTACTTTGGATTTATTACACTGCAGCCATTCTTTACTTCGGCGCGGAATTTACGCGTGCTTACGCAGACTTTTATGGCGTTAAGATCGAGCCGGCTGATTATGCAGTACATGTGGAGCAAACCGAGGATGAAGAAAATGTAGCGATATTACCGGAGAAAAAAAATAATAAAACGGGAGGCGCTCTTCAAAAATAG
- a CDS encoding PAS domain S-box protein, protein MMTKFNRDLRLGYGISILIVLVVMLVSYLMLQNLLQTDRAVEQGALSMQRLEKVLSVMKDAETGQRGYLLSGRSNFLEPYNGAYTQAMSLTGDLIKQTAGNKVEQDQIRAVLALLQNRLPIFAQLVAKKQRGEAITPADMDAGKSAMDALRQSVARAENYEQDILAQRRRSLNHYVTLAPLFLLLAALTAIVVTCYSYRNVVSNYRDRERLTGEIQIRERLAQDLNEELSAANEEITAANEELIAINEELLEAREDLSNTNDSLERKVTERTRALQDSKQEAQALNEELTAMNEEMAATNEELTASNEELAESREQLQVMLDELNVAHEYSVKLASIVESSDDAIIGKNLKGIVTSWNRGAEQIFGYTEHEIVGKSILTLIPEDRQHEEPMILGKLRNGEKIDHYETVRRRQDGRLIHVALTISPIHDKEGRVIGVSKIARDITEQKQDEQRKNDFIGMASHELKTPLTSLNALIQVLQRRLAASTDPFVPQALDKATRQTRKMTSLINGFLNVSRLESGKLEIAKSQFDLVALIREDLDEMRLTVSSHTFTLDAPGQVMVTADREKIGSVITNLLSNAVKYSPKANQVEIGCQVTDGEVIVSVHDEGMGIRPQDLSRIFDRYYRSGSEQIKHISGFGVGLYLSAEIIGRHGGTIRAASKKGAGSTFSFTLPLA, encoded by the coding sequence ATGATGACGAAATTCAACCGAGATCTCCGCCTGGGCTATGGTATTTCCATCCTGATCGTATTGGTGGTTATGCTGGTGTCCTATCTCATGCTGCAGAACTTATTGCAAACCGACCGCGCGGTGGAGCAAGGTGCCCTGTCCATGCAAAGACTTGAAAAAGTGCTTTCAGTGATGAAAGACGCCGAAACCGGGCAACGGGGGTATCTCCTCAGCGGCCGCAGCAATTTTCTGGAGCCTTACAATGGAGCTTACACGCAGGCTATGTCGCTTACCGGCGATTTAATAAAGCAAACCGCAGGTAATAAAGTCGAGCAGGATCAGATTCGCGCGGTACTTGCCCTATTGCAGAACCGGCTGCCAATCTTTGCCCAACTGGTTGCGAAGAAACAACGTGGAGAAGCGATCACGCCGGCCGATATGGATGCCGGGAAATCAGCGATGGATGCATTGCGCCAAAGCGTTGCAAGAGCCGAAAATTACGAACAAGATATCCTGGCCCAGCGCAGGCGTTCGTTAAACCACTACGTTACCCTTGCGCCGCTGTTTCTTTTATTGGCTGCACTGACGGCCATTGTTGTTACCTGCTATTCTTACCGGAATGTGGTCAGCAACTATCGTGACCGGGAGCGGTTGACCGGGGAAATACAGATCAGAGAAAGGCTGGCGCAGGACCTAAATGAAGAACTGAGCGCAGCGAATGAAGAGATAACTGCGGCCAATGAGGAGCTCATCGCCATCAATGAGGAACTGCTCGAAGCGCGGGAAGATCTTTCAAACACGAACGATTCGCTTGAGCGCAAAGTCACTGAACGCACCCGGGCGCTGCAGGACAGCAAGCAGGAAGCCCAGGCGCTAAATGAAGAACTGACCGCTATGAACGAAGAAATGGCGGCAACGAATGAGGAACTGACGGCCAGCAATGAGGAGTTGGCCGAAAGCAGAGAGCAGTTGCAGGTCATGCTGGACGAGCTGAATGTAGCCCATGAATATAGCGTTAAGCTGGCTTCCATTGTCGAATCTTCGGATGATGCCATCATCGGCAAGAACCTGAAAGGCATCGTCACCAGCTGGAACCGGGGAGCCGAGCAGATCTTTGGGTACACCGAGCATGAGATTGTCGGCAAGTCTATACTAACCTTGATTCCGGAAGATCGGCAGCATGAGGAGCCGATGATCCTGGGCAAGCTGCGGAATGGCGAAAAGATCGATCATTACGAGACCGTACGCCGCAGGCAGGATGGCCGGCTGATCCACGTAGCCCTCACGATATCGCCGATACACGATAAAGAAGGCCGGGTTATCGGCGTATCCAAGATCGCGCGGGATATCACTGAGCAGAAGCAGGACGAACAGCGCAAAAATGATTTCATCGGTATGGCCAGCCATGAGCTGAAAACACCGCTGACTTCACTGAATGCGCTCATACAAGTGTTACAACGCAGGCTGGCAGCGAGCACAGACCCCTTTGTGCCGCAGGCCCTGGACAAAGCTACCCGGCAGACCCGGAAGATGACCAGTCTTATCAACGGTTTCCTGAATGTATCGCGGTTGGAATCGGGCAAGCTGGAGATCGCTAAAAGTCAGTTTGACTTGGTGGCGCTCATTAGGGAGGATCTGGACGAAATGCGCCTGACGGTGAGCAGCCATACTTTTACGCTGGATGCGCCCGGACAGGTGATGGTTACTGCCGACCGGGAAAAGATAGGATCGGTGATCACTAACCTGTTATCCAATGCGGTGAAATATTCACCGAAGGCCAACCAGGTAGAAATCGGATGCCAGGTAACCGATGGCGAAGTGATCGTTAGTGTTCACGATGAGGGCATGGGCATCCGGCCGCAAGACCTTTCGCGTATATTCGACCGCTATTACCGCTCGGGCAGTGAACAAATCAAGCATATATCGGGTTTCGGCGTAGGTTTATACCTCAGTGCAGAAATTATTGGACGTCATGGCGGAACTATCCGCGCCGCAAGCAAAAAGGGTGCCGGATCGACGTTCTCTTTCACGCTGCCATTAGCATGA
- a CDS encoding DUF3253 domain-containing protein — MTNQESICKTILQITRERGVLKTTCPSEIAREMFPKDWRNHMGEIREAAIALHKTGKVLLMQKGKMIDPDEIKGPIRIRIGDH; from the coding sequence ATGACTAATCAGGAGAGTATTTGTAAAACTATACTTCAAATAACACGGGAACGCGGGGTGTTAAAAACTACTTGCCCTTCCGAGATAGCCCGCGAAATGTTCCCAAAGGATTGGCGTAATCATATGGGTGAAATCCGGGAGGCCGCCATTGCGCTGCATAAAACCGGAAAAGTGTTGCTGATGCAAAAAGGGAAGATGATCGACCCCGATGAAATCAAAGGGCCTATTAGGATCAGGATTGGCGATCACTGA
- a CDS encoding YybH family protein, whose amino-acid sequence MKKLTLLFVCLGMAGALFDSCESKSVHPSDFDLAVARKEIEATNKEFANLFIKGDSVGVANLYTTDAKFMDAGAPAVVGKPAIRSIMAGFMKSGLTRVDLKTTGLFGDANLLAEEGELKLYVKEQQVADEKYIVLWKKENAKWKLFRDISNSNVSEKK is encoded by the coding sequence ATGAAAAAACTTACATTACTATTTGTTTGCCTTGGCATGGCGGGAGCCTTGTTTGACAGCTGTGAATCCAAATCAGTACACCCATCAGACTTTGACCTAGCCGTTGCTCGAAAGGAGATCGAAGCCACGAATAAGGAGTTTGCTAACCTTTTCATCAAAGGCGATTCCGTTGGCGTCGCCAATCTTTATACCACGGATGCCAAGTTCATGGATGCGGGTGCGCCCGCGGTGGTTGGCAAGCCGGCGATCCGATCTATAATGGCCGGGTTCATGAAATCCGGCCTGACCAGAGTGGACCTAAAAACGACCGGTCTTTTCGGTGACGCGAACTTGCTAGCCGAAGAAGGAGAACTAAAACTGTATGTTAAAGAACAACAAGTGGCCGATGAAAAGTACATTGTGCTCTGGAAAAAGGAGAACGCCAAATGGAAATTGTTTCGCGATATATCGAACAGCAACGTTTCGGAAAAGAAGTAG
- a CDS encoding NUDIX domain-containing protein, which translates to MSRIQILNKETLSNRKYLLEEVTYQKPNLKDELHKQKNEIYYRPDAVAVLLVDRAEKKFILTRQFRLPTFLNGNDNGYLVETCAGLIDEGETPEQSARR; encoded by the coding sequence ATGTCAAGGATACAAATACTCAACAAGGAAACTCTATCCAACCGAAAATATCTGCTGGAAGAGGTAACCTACCAGAAACCTAACCTAAAAGATGAACTGCATAAGCAAAAGAATGAGATCTACTACCGGCCGGATGCGGTCGCCGTATTGCTGGTCGATCGAGCAGAAAAAAAGTTTATCCTGACCCGGCAGTTCCGGCTGCCGACCTTTTTAAATGGCAATGACAACGGCTATCTGGTCGAAACCTGCGCAGGCTTGATCGATGAAGGCGAAACCCCCGAACAGTCAGCGAGAAGGTAA
- a CDS encoding winged helix-turn-helix transcriptional regulator has protein sequence MNEVKETSTIQFNKQTVFKLCPVTYVMEKIGSYWKPIILFHLLSGKKRYGELKKAMPHITEKMLAQHLKQLEADELVLRKALPVVPPHVTYSLTPAGLALRPVLYAMANWAINDGRKKDEPLFKTLENFPMFDS, from the coding sequence ATGAATGAAGTAAAAGAAACCTCTACGATACAGTTTAATAAGCAGACTGTTTTTAAACTATGTCCCGTAACTTATGTAATGGAAAAGATAGGGAGCTATTGGAAGCCGATCATTTTGTTCCATTTGCTATCCGGAAAGAAGCGTTATGGAGAGCTGAAAAAAGCAATGCCCCACATCACTGAAAAGATGTTGGCACAGCATCTGAAACAACTTGAAGCGGACGAGTTGGTGTTAAGAAAAGCCCTTCCTGTAGTACCGCCACATGTGACTTACAGCCTTACACCAGCAGGACTGGCGCTGCGGCCGGTATTATATGCCATGGCGAACTGGGCTATAAATGACGGAAGAAAAAAGGACGAGCCATTATTCAAAACATTGGAAAATTTTCCAATGTTTGATTCATAG